A window from Salvia splendens isolate huo1 unplaced genomic scaffold, SspV2 ctg300, whole genome shotgun sequence encodes these proteins:
- the LOC121789652 gene encoding manganese-dependent ADP-ribose/CDP-alcohol diphosphatase-like isoform X1, giving the protein MSHENGIVTAQEKKPLVSFGVIADVQYADIPDGRSFLGVPRYYRHSLLVLQRAVQSWNEKMVNFAINFGDTIDGFCPKEHSLAAIQRVIDEFGAFDGPVHHMIGNHCLYNLPREKLLPLLNIASQNSRAYYDFSPIPEVRFVVLDGYDISAIGWPQDHPNTIKAVNFLKKRNPNLDKNSPNGLVGLERRFLMFNGAVGEEQMEWLDNVLEDATKLNQNVVVCCHLPLDPGASSIESLLWNYDDVMEVIHRYNCVKVCLGGHDHRGGHSVDSRGVHHRVLEAALECPSGTNAFGSIDIFHDRLLLSGADRMESQEMVFCS; this is encoded by the coding sequence GCCGTTCGTTTCTTGGTGTCCCTCGCTATTACAGGCACAGCCTGCTCGTGTTGCAAAGAGCAGTTCAGAGTTGGAACGAGAAGATGGTGAATTTTGCTATTAATTTTGGGGATACCATTGATGGCTTCTGCCCAAAAGAGCATTCTCTAGCTGCCATTCAAAGAGTAATCGATGAATTTGGTGCTTTTGATGGCCCCGTGCATCACATGATTGGCAATCACTGTCTCTACAATCTCCCCCGCGAAAAGCTCCTTCCCTTGTTGAACATTGCTAGCCAAAACAGCCGCGCCTATTATGATTTTTCCCCAATACCAGAAGTCCGATTTGTAGTCCTCGATGGTTATGACATCAGCGCTATCGGTTGGCCACAGGATCACCCGAACACCATAAAAGCTGTGAACTTTCTAAAAAAGAGGAATCCGAATTTAGACAAGAACAGTCCAAACGGGCTCGTTGGTCTCGAAAGAAGGTTCCTGATGTTCAATGGAGCAGTCGGGGAAGAACAGATGGAATGGCTAGATAACGTTCTTGAGGATGCTACGAAGTTAAACCAGAACGTCGTGGTTTGCTGCCATCTGCCTTTAGACCCTGGTGCATCGTCTATTGAATCGCTGTTGTGGAATTATGACGATGTGATGGAAGTGATACACAGATATAATTGTGTGAAAGTGTGTCTAGGTGGACACGATCACAGAGGAGGACACTCAGTCGACTCCCGTGGCGTGCACCATCGCGTCCTGGAGGCAGCGTTGGAGTGCCCTTCCGGTACTAATGCTTTTGGATCTATTGATATTTTCCATGATAGATTATTGCTCTCTGGTGCAGATAGAATGGAGAGTCAGGAGATGGTTTTCTGTAGTTAG